The Arachis duranensis cultivar V14167 chromosome 2, aradu.V14167.gnm2.J7QH, whole genome shotgun sequence genome has a window encoding:
- the LOC107473448 gene encoding uncharacterized protein LOC107473448, with protein MPAFLFTAKALCSLASRRSGVAQLIRRRGSNKFDGCRCLTSIAGGATNQIQSLGCRVAGFPFTGALNNSNAAVQTRHFLGCGDGEEGVLSKIYEEKRVLGYSPEQLFDVVAAVDFYHGFVPWCQKSEILRHYPNGSFDAELEIGFKFLVESYVSHVELERPKRIKTTVSQSTLFDHLINIWEFNPGPVPGTCNLYFLVDFKFQSPLYRQIASMFFKEVASRMVGSFTERCRLIYGPEVQVYERS; from the exons atgccgGCATTTTTGTTCACTGCAAAGGCACTCTGCTCCTTAGCGTCACGCAGAAGCGGCGTAGCTCAATTGATTAGGAGGAGAGGCAGCAACAAATTCGACGGCTGTCGGTGCCTTACCTCCATCGCTGGCGGTGCCACCAATCAGATTCAGTCCCTTGGATGCCGCGTTGCAGGTTTCCCGTTTACGGGAGCGTTGAATAACAGCAATGCTGCTGTCCAAACGAGGCACTTTCTTGGATGTGGGGATGGTGAAGAAGGTGTTCTCTCCAAAATATACGAGGAGAAGCGCGTTTTGGG GTATTCGCCAGAGCAATTATTTGATGTTGTTGCAGCTGTTGACTTCTACCATGGGTTTGTCCCCTGGTGTCAAAAGTCGGAGATACTTAGGCACTATCCAAATGGATCATTTGATgctgagttggagattggatttaaatttcttgttgaAAGTTATGTCTCTCATGTTGAATTGGAGAGACCAAAGCGTATAAAG ACAACTGTTTCACAGAGTACCTTGTTTGATCATTTGATAAACATATGGGAATTCAATCCAGGCCCAGTTCCAGGGACTTGCAATCTTTATTTTCTGGTGgattttaagtttcagtcaccACTTTATAGACAG ATTGCATCTATGTTCTTCAAGGAGGTAGCCTCTAGGATGGTTGGTTCATTTACTGAGCGTTGCCGTTTGATATATGGACCAGAAGTGCAGGTCTATGAAAGGTCATAA
- the LOC107473447 gene encoding iron-sulfur protein required for NADH dehydrogenase, mitochondrial, with protein MREVLRQFRRLGTVRSYAKHLRIPGIKDTIAVASGKGGVGKSTTAVNLAVALASKCQLKVGLLDADVYGPNIPTMMNINRKPDVTEDKKMIPIENYGIKCMSIGFLVEKYAPIVWRGPMVTNALEKMTRGVDWGNLDVLVMDLPPGTGDVQIAMSQNLQLSGALIVSTPQDVALMDARRGVKMFNKVDVPILGIVENMSCFKCPHCGEPSYIFGKGGAPKAASEMGLEFLGEIPLEMEIREACDQGHPIVLAAPDSVVSRAYGDLAEKVVQKLKEQQFKPEIIL; from the exons ATGAGGGAAGTGTTAAGGCAATTCAGG AGGCTAGGGACTGTCCGGAGCTACGCAAAGCACCTTCGCATTCCTGGAATCAAGGATACCATTGCCGTCGCCTCTGGTAAAGGCGGTGTCGGAAAGTCTACTACTGCTG TTAATTTAGCTGTAGCACTTGCAAGTAAATGCCAACTGAAGGTTGGTTTGCTTGATGCTGATGTATATGGACCGAATATCCCCACTATGATGAACATCAACAGAAAACCTGATGTCACCGAAG ATAAGAAAATGATTCCCATTGAAAATTATGGGATCAAGTGTATGTCAATAGGATTCCTTGTCGAGAAGTATGCCCCAATTGTATGGAGAGGTCCCATG GTAACAAATGCTCTTGAGAAAATGACAAGGGGAGTTGACTGGGGAAACCTTGATGTTTTAGTGATGGATTTGCCTCCTGGAACTGGTGATGTCCAGATAGCTATGTCTCAGAATCTGCAATTATCAG GTGCACTGATTGTTTCAACTCCTCAAGATGTTGCATTAATGGATGCCAGGAGGGGTGTAAAAATGTTCAATAAAGTTGATGTTCCG ATTTTGGGAATTGTAGAGAACATGAGCTGCTTTAAGTGTCCACATTGTGGTGAACCATCGTATATATTTGGTAAAGGAGGTGCTCCTAAGGCAGCCAGTGAAATGGGGTTAGAATTTTTAGGCGAG ATACCACTCGAAATGGAAATCAGAGAGGCGTGTGATCAAGGGCACCCCATAGTTTTGGCCGCCCCTGATTCTGTGGTTTCCAGAGCGTATGGCGATTTAGCTGAAAAAGTTGTTCAGAAACTTAAGGAACAGCAGTTTAAACCAGAGATTATATTATGA